One Cohnella candidum genomic region harbors:
- the xseB gene encoding exodeoxyribonuclease VII small subunit yields MAEDRGDKLSSAGETQTFEQAMERLETIVSRLESGDVPLEAAIELFQEGMTLSRLCGQKLEQVERRIEMLVEGESGLGRKPFAPTREEGNGD; encoded by the coding sequence ATGGCTGAAGATCGGGGAGACAAGCTGAGCTCCGCGGGGGAAACGCAAACGTTCGAACAGGCGATGGAGCGGTTGGAAACGATCGTGTCCCGTCTCGAAAGCGGCGACGTGCCGCTGGAAGCGGCCATTGAGCTGTTCCAGGAAGGCATGACATTGTCCCGGCTGTGCGGTCAGAAGCTGGAGCAGGTGGAACGCCGGATCGAGATGCTCGTGGAAGGCGAATCCGGATTGGGGCGCAAGCCGTTCGCTCCGACCCGCGAAGAAGGAAACGGCGACTAA
- the dxs gene encoding 1-deoxy-D-xylulose-5-phosphate synthase, with protein sequence MLLEKIDSPADLKKLPLSELPLLAEEIRQFLIEKLSVTGGHLAPNLGVVELTLALHYLYNSPEDKMIFDVGHQAYVHKMLTGRMNRFDTLRQKNGLCGFVKRSESEHDVWEAGHSSTSLSAAMGMAIARDLRGGSNKVIAVIGDGALTGGMALEALNHIGHEKRNLTVVLNDNEMSIAPNVGAIHNYLGKVRTDRTYRKAKDELEWLLRKVPAIGGKLAKTAERVKDSLKYLIAPDGMLFEEFGLKYFGPVDGHDIVKLVDTFRQADKVQGPVLIHVLTTKGKGYTHAEQDSHKWHGVTGSYKIESGQVIKPVGPPMYTEVFGNTLIELAGKDERIVAITPAMPGGSGLLGFAAKFPGRMFDVGIAEQHAATMSAALAMEGMKPVFAVYSTFLQRAYDQVVHDICRQNLNVVFAIDRAGFVGADGETHHGVYDIAFLRHIPNLVLMMPKDENELRNMLYTAVHYDEGPIAVRYPREQGVGVVCDPEPSAIPIGTWETVREGDSAAILALGPMVRVAEEAAEILKREGLNVRVINARFVKPLDERMLAQLASERIPMLVLEEGSELGGFGSAVLEYYAREEFANVPVRIAGVPDVFVEHASIKEQRQENGLTAENAANLIRAAAVRPKQRAT encoded by the coding sequence TTGCTGCTCGAAAAGATCGACAGCCCGGCCGATTTGAAAAAATTGCCGCTGTCGGAGCTTCCGCTGCTGGCGGAGGAAATCCGGCAATTCCTGATCGAGAAACTTTCGGTGACAGGCGGACACCTCGCGCCCAATTTGGGCGTGGTGGAGCTCACTCTTGCGCTCCATTATTTGTATAACAGCCCCGAAGACAAAATGATCTTCGACGTGGGCCATCAAGCTTACGTCCATAAAATGCTCACCGGCCGCATGAACCGTTTCGATACGCTTCGGCAGAAGAACGGTTTGTGCGGTTTCGTCAAACGGAGCGAAAGCGAGCACGACGTCTGGGAGGCCGGCCACAGCAGCACATCCCTCTCCGCTGCGATGGGCATGGCGATCGCCCGCGACTTGCGCGGCGGCTCGAACAAAGTCATCGCCGTCATCGGCGACGGCGCGCTCACCGGCGGGATGGCCCTCGAAGCGCTGAACCATATCGGCCATGAGAAGAGGAACCTCACGGTCGTCCTGAACGACAACGAGATGTCGATCGCACCCAACGTCGGAGCGATCCACAACTATTTGGGCAAGGTCCGTACGGACCGGACATACAGGAAAGCCAAAGACGAGCTGGAATGGCTGCTCCGCAAGGTGCCGGCGATCGGAGGCAAACTCGCCAAAACCGCGGAACGCGTCAAAGACAGCCTGAAATATTTGATCGCTCCGGACGGCATGCTGTTCGAAGAGTTCGGCTTGAAATATTTCGGACCCGTAGACGGCCACGACATCGTCAAACTGGTCGACACCTTCCGCCAAGCCGATAAAGTGCAGGGCCCCGTCCTGATTCACGTCCTTACCACCAAAGGCAAAGGCTACACGCATGCGGAACAGGATTCGCACAAGTGGCACGGCGTCACGGGCTCCTATAAGATCGAGTCCGGTCAAGTGATCAAGCCGGTCGGCCCGCCGATGTACACGGAAGTGTTCGGGAATACACTGATCGAGCTCGCCGGGAAAGACGAGCGGATCGTCGCGATCACGCCGGCCATGCCGGGGGGTTCCGGGCTGCTGGGCTTCGCCGCGAAGTTTCCGGGCCGCATGTTCGACGTCGGCATTGCGGAGCAGCACGCGGCAACGATGTCCGCCGCGCTCGCGATGGAAGGCATGAAGCCGGTATTCGCCGTCTATTCGACTTTCCTCCAGCGTGCCTATGACCAAGTGGTCCATGACATTTGCCGGCAGAACTTGAACGTCGTCTTCGCCATCGACCGGGCGGGATTCGTCGGGGCGGACGGGGAAACCCACCACGGCGTATACGATATCGCTTTCCTGCGGCATATCCCGAACCTGGTGCTCATGATGCCGAAGGACGAGAACGAGCTGCGGAACATGCTGTACACCGCGGTGCATTACGACGAAGGCCCGATCGCCGTTCGTTATCCCCGCGAGCAAGGCGTCGGCGTCGTCTGCGATCCCGAGCCGTCGGCCATCCCGATCGGCACGTGGGAAACGGTCCGCGAGGGCGATTCGGCCGCGATCCTCGCGCTCGGCCCGATGGTGAGAGTGGCGGAGGAAGCCGCGGAAATCCTGAAACGGGAAGGCTTGAACGTTCGCGTCATCAATGCCCGTTTCGTGAAGCCGCTCGATGAACGCATGCTGGCGCAGCTCGCAAGCGAACGCATCCCGATGCTCGTGCTCGAAGAAGGCTCGGAACTCGGCGGATTCGGCAGCGCGGTGCTCGAATATTACGCCCGCGAGGAATTCGCGAACGTTCCGGTGCGGATCGCGGGCGTTCCGGACGTCTTCGTCGAACACGCTTCGATCAAAGAGCAGCGCCAAGAGAACGGATTGACCGCGGAGAACGCGGCGAACCTGATCCGGGCGGCTGCCGTGCGTCCCAAGCAGCGTGCGACATGA
- a CDS encoding polyprenyl synthetase family protein — MTIHKQLETYLTDTKQLVEDALRKAIPADWRIPGRLREAAEYSLHAGGKRLRPVFVLAAAESVSGSAKAAERAMPFAVAVEMVHTYSLIHDDLPAMDNDDFRRGRPTNHKVFGEALAILAGDGLLTHAFYAASRAADLGVPPERTLAVLAELAMYAGLPGMVGGQTEDMQGEQGITTLDQLESIHLHKTADLISFSLRAGGHAAEASDDELAALGLFGRNVGLAFQIQDDILDLTGDEAKLGKPVKSDEKQAKVTYPYLIGLEESRLRVARLTEEAKEAVSGLAAPSRLIAIADYMMSRDH; from the coding sequence GTGACGATTCACAAGCAGCTCGAGACCTATCTGACGGACACCAAACAACTCGTCGAGGATGCGCTCCGCAAGGCGATCCCGGCGGATTGGCGCATACCCGGCCGCCTTCGCGAGGCGGCGGAATATTCGTTGCACGCGGGAGGCAAAAGACTTCGTCCCGTCTTCGTCCTGGCAGCGGCGGAAAGCGTATCCGGATCGGCCAAGGCGGCCGAGCGCGCCATGCCGTTCGCCGTGGCGGTCGAGATGGTCCATACTTATTCGCTCATCCATGACGATCTGCCCGCGATGGACAACGACGATTTCCGCCGGGGCCGGCCGACGAACCATAAGGTTTTCGGGGAAGCGCTCGCGATTCTGGCCGGGGACGGCTTGCTGACGCACGCCTTCTACGCCGCGTCCCGGGCTGCCGATCTCGGAGTGCCGCCGGAGAGAACGCTGGCCGTCTTGGCGGAACTGGCGATGTATGCCGGTCTTCCCGGCATGGTCGGCGGCCAGACGGAAGACATGCAGGGAGAACAAGGCATCACGACGTTGGATCAGCTGGAATCGATCCATTTGCATAAAACCGCCGACTTGATCTCTTTCTCGCTGCGTGCCGGCGGCCATGCGGCGGAAGCAAGCGATGACGAGCTCGCGGCGCTGGGGCTGTTCGGGCGCAACGTCGGACTCGCGTTCCAAATCCAGGACGACATTTTGGATTTGACGGGCGATGAAGCGAAGCTTGGCAAACCGGTCAAAAGCGACGAAAAGCAGGCCAAGGTGACTTACCCCTACCTGATCGGGTTGGAGGAAAGCCGCTTGCGCGTCGCCCGGCTGACCGAGGAAGCCAAGGAAGCGGTCTCCGGGCTGGCGGCGCCGTCCAGGCTGATCGCGATCGCGGACTACATGATGTCCCGGGATCACTGA
- the ahrC gene encoding transcriptional regulator AhrC/ArgR has translation MKGQRQRKIRELIGSREIETQEELVEALSEAGMQVTQATVSRDIKELQLIKVPLEDGRYKYSMPQDQRYNPAHKLKRALLDHFVGTDAAENLVVVKCLPGTANTIGSLVDGMDWPEIIGSISGDDTTLLICRTKEHAAQVVGRIHEMLR, from the coding sequence ATGAAAGGTCAACGTCAACGTAAGATTCGGGAATTGATCGGGTCGAGGGAAATCGAGACCCAGGAAGAGCTGGTGGAGGCGCTGAGCGAAGCGGGCATGCAAGTGACGCAAGCGACCGTTTCCCGAGACATCAAGGAGCTGCAGCTGATCAAAGTGCCTCTGGAAGACGGACGTTATAAGTATTCGATGCCGCAAGACCAACGCTACAACCCGGCCCATAAGCTGAAACGAGCGTTGTTGGACCACTTCGTCGGAACGGACGCGGCGGAAAACCTCGTCGTGGTGAAGTGCCTGCCGGGTACGGCGAACACGATCGGCTCGCTCGTCGACGGCATGGATTGGCCGGAAATCATCGGCTCCATCAGCGGCGACGACACGACGCTGCTCATTTGCCGGACGAAGGAGCACGCCGCGCAGGTCGTCGGCAGAATTCACGAAATGCTGAGGTAA
- the recN gene encoding DNA repair protein RecN, which yields MLRELNIRNLAVIENVSVTFHEGFHVLTGETGAGKSIVIDALALAAGGRGSAEMIRHGSDRADLEALFDLPAGHPVWETLSRLGIDADPSEALIIRRELQAQGKSSARINGQNVTLAMLREVGEHLVNLHGQHEHQSLLRTDRHLEWLDQFAGEELAKAKAEYRQVFAQYQNVLKERKELDERSRQGMQMLDLYRFQLEEIENARLKPGEDESLTDERRKLSHAEKLADAVSEAYDLLYGSKGLAALSKALTRLQDIVKVDPAKLQPLVEQLQSSYYAAEDAAYQLRDYRETIEFNPERLAHIEQRLDLLFGLKRKYGETVEDILAYENKIRSEADRIENRDERLRELESEERRLLDDLTARAAKLSGFRRDAGQVLSRAIVQELEDLQMSRSVFEVKLENGPLTAAGADAAEFLLSTNPGEPPKPLAKIASGGEMSRVMLALKAIFARIDRIPVLVFDEVDTGVSGRAAQAVADKLSKLSRSCQVFSITHLPQVACMADHQYEIRKTVADSGRTVTSVQELRGPERVEELARLLGGVEVTEKTRHHAQEMLALAERQKNA from the coding sequence ATGCTTCGGGAACTGAACATCCGCAATTTGGCGGTCATCGAGAACGTCTCGGTGACGTTTCATGAAGGGTTTCATGTGTTGACCGGCGAGACCGGCGCGGGTAAATCGATCGTCATCGACGCGCTTGCCCTGGCCGCGGGAGGACGGGGTTCCGCCGAGATGATCCGGCACGGCAGCGATCGCGCGGACTTGGAAGCGCTTTTTGACCTTCCGGCCGGGCATCCCGTATGGGAAACGCTGTCCAGGCTCGGAATCGACGCCGATCCTTCGGAAGCCCTCATTATTAGAAGAGAACTGCAGGCGCAAGGGAAATCGTCGGCCCGCATCAACGGCCAGAACGTGACTCTGGCGATGCTGCGCGAAGTCGGCGAACATCTGGTCAACCTGCACGGGCAGCACGAACACCAGTCGCTCCTTCGGACGGACCGCCATTTGGAATGGTTGGACCAATTCGCCGGAGAAGAGTTGGCCAAAGCCAAAGCCGAGTACCGTCAAGTTTTCGCCCAATACCAGAACGTGCTGAAGGAACGGAAGGAATTAGACGAGCGAAGCCGGCAGGGCATGCAGATGCTGGATCTGTACCGGTTCCAGCTGGAAGAGATCGAGAATGCCCGCCTGAAGCCCGGCGAAGACGAATCGCTCACGGATGAAAGGCGAAAGCTTTCCCATGCCGAGAAGCTGGCCGATGCCGTGTCCGAAGCTTACGACTTGCTTTACGGATCCAAAGGCTTGGCCGCTTTGTCCAAAGCGTTGACCCGCCTGCAGGACATCGTCAAGGTGGATCCGGCTAAGCTGCAGCCGCTCGTCGAGCAGCTTCAATCTTCCTATTATGCCGCCGAAGACGCGGCTTATCAGCTGCGGGATTATCGCGAAACGATCGAATTCAATCCCGAGCGGTTGGCCCACATAGAGCAGCGGCTGGATTTGTTGTTCGGTTTAAAGCGCAAATACGGGGAGACGGTCGAGGACATCCTCGCGTACGAAAATAAAATCCGCAGCGAAGCGGATCGGATCGAAAACCGCGACGAGCGGCTGCGCGAATTGGAATCCGAGGAACGGCGGCTGCTGGACGATTTGACGGCGCGGGCCGCGAAACTCAGCGGGTTCCGCCGCGACGCGGGCCAAGTGCTCTCCCGCGCGATCGTGCAGGAGCTCGAAGATCTTCAAATGAGCCGATCGGTATTCGAGGTCAAGCTGGAGAACGGACCGCTGACGGCGGCCGGCGCGGATGCCGCCGAGTTCCTGTTGTCAACGAATCCGGGGGAACCGCCGAAGCCGCTCGCGAAAATCGCCTCCGGCGGAGAAATGTCGCGCGTCATGCTGGCTCTCAAAGCCATTTTCGCACGGATCGACCGCATTCCGGTTCTCGTCTTCGACGAAGTGGACACCGGAGTCAGCGGCAGGGCTGCGCAAGCCGTCGCCGACAAGCTGTCGAAGCTGTCGCGCAGCTGCCAGGTGTTTTCCATTACCCACTTGCCGCAGGTCGCCTGCATGGCGGACCATCAATATGAAATCCGCAAAACCGTCGCGGATAGCGGCAGAACGGTGACCTCCGTACAGGAACTTCGCGGTCCCGAACGGGTGGAAGAACTGG
- a CDS encoding TlyA family RNA methyltransferase encodes MTDKAAKERLDVLLVEQGYFESREKAKAAIMAGLVWMGSERVDKAGTKIPRTSALTVKGAPHPYVSRGGLKLEKAIRVFGIDMQDAVMLDIGASTGGFTDCALQNGASFVYAIDVGYNQLDWSLRQDPRVHVMERTNFRHMTSEQLDGPAPGFATIDVSFISLKLILPALAPLLADGGGTVALIKPQFEAGREQVGKSGVVRDSKVHKSVLREVLGFADGLGFALQALTFSPITGGEGNIEFLAYWLKTGVPLGTEWAAKLDASIEEVVEQAHGTFRNA; translated from the coding sequence ATGACGGATAAAGCCGCGAAGGAACGGCTGGATGTCCTGCTGGTCGAACAGGGATATTTCGAAAGCCGGGAAAAAGCGAAAGCCGCCATCATGGCGGGATTGGTTTGGATGGGCTCGGAACGGGTGGACAAAGCCGGGACCAAGATACCACGAACGTCCGCGCTCACGGTCAAGGGAGCTCCCCACCCTTACGTCAGCCGGGGCGGACTTAAGCTTGAGAAGGCGATCCGCGTTTTCGGCATCGACATGCAGGACGCGGTGATGCTGGACATCGGCGCTTCGACCGGCGGGTTTACCGATTGTGCGTTGCAGAACGGCGCTTCTTTCGTTTACGCGATCGACGTCGGCTACAACCAGCTCGATTGGTCGCTCCGTCAAGACCCGCGGGTCCACGTGATGGAAAGGACCAACTTTCGGCACATGACGTCCGAGCAGTTGGACGGGCCTGCGCCGGGATTCGCGACGATCGACGTCTCGTTCATCTCCTTGAAGCTCATTTTGCCCGCGCTGGCGCCTTTGTTGGCCGATGGCGGCGGCACCGTCGCGCTGATCAAGCCGCAATTCGAAGCCGGACGCGAACAAGTCGGCAAATCCGGCGTCGTCCGGGATTCGAAGGTGCACAAGTCGGTGCTGCGGGAAGTGCTGGGGTTCGCCGACGGATTGGGATTCGCGCTTCAGGCGCTGACCTTTTCGCCCATTACAGGCGGAGAGGGAAATATCGAATTCCTCGCGTATTGGCTCAAAACGGGTGTGCCGTTGGGCACGGAATGGGCGGCTAAACTCGACGCTTCGATAGAAGAGGTCGTCGAGCAAGCGCATGGGACCTTCCGCAACGCATAA